Proteins from one Nicotiana tabacum cultivar K326 chromosome 23, ASM71507v2, whole genome shotgun sequence genomic window:
- the LOC107769554 gene encoding monothiol glutaredoxin-S1-like, which translates to MDVVMKLGAQNPVVIFSRSTYCMSHTIETLIRNFRANPTIYELDRLQNGKELERALIELGCQPSFLAVFIGKELVGGSNGIMSLNIRGKLKQLLIRANAIWV; encoded by the coding sequence ATGGATGTGGTGATGAAGTTGGGAGCACAAAATCCAGTTGTGATTTTTAGCAGAAGTACTTATTGCATGTCTCACACTATCGAAACGTTAATCCGAAATTTCAGAGCAAATCCTACAATTTATGAGCTTGATAGACTTCAGAATGGGAAGGAATTGGAGAGGGCATTGATTGAATTAGGATGTCAACCAAGTTTTCTTGCTGTGTTCATTGGCAAAGAGTTGGTTGGTGGTTCTAATGGAATCATGAGTCTCAACATTAGAGGCAAGCTCAAGCAATTGCTCATTAGGGCTAATGCAATTTGGGTATAG